GTCGGACAGCGACTCGAGCGTCAGCAGGAGCGAGCGGGACAGCAGCGGCGAGATGACGGAGAAGAAGGGGTTCTCCGTGGTGGCGCCGATGAAGGTGACCCACCTGTTCTCGACGGCGGGCAGCAGGGCGTCCTGCTGGGCCTTGTTGAAACGATGCACCTCGTCGACGAACAGGACGGTCTGCCTGCCGGTCATGCCGAGCTCGCGGCGGGCGTTGTCGATGGCGGCGCGCACGTCCTTCACGCCCGCCGACACCGCGGAGATCTCCACGAAACGACGCTTGGTCACCCCTGCCACGACGTAGGCGAGCGTCGTCTTGCCGGTGCCGGGAGGACCCCACAGGAAGAGCGACATCGGCGCCTCGCTCTCGACGAGCCTGCGCAGCGGGGTGCCCTGGCCGAGGAGGTGGCGCTGGCCGAGCACCTCGTCGAGGGTGCGAGGGCGCATCCGCACCGCCAGGGGCTGGGGGGTGGCCTCCTCAGCGGCCGAATCGAACAGACTCTCCACAAACCGAGCCTACAGTCCCCACACCGCCCTGGCGCCGGAATCCCCTGCTCGGAAGACGTAGTAGCCGGCCACCACAGCCAGCACCACACTCACCGCCGACAGCGTCCACGCGGGCACCCGCAGCTTGGCCCGCCACAAGTAGACCATCAGCAGGGAGGCGGCGCCGAGCCCGATCGTGCTGAACAGCAGGGGCGTGGCGAAGCTCTCGTGACCGGCGATGCGCTGGCCCAGCTCTCCCCCGACCTCGGCGAAGCGCGCCTGCTTCAGCGCGGCGCCGCTCTGCCGCGCGGCGAAGACCGCCGCGGGAGCGGCCAGCGAGAGCAGCACCACCGCCCACGCCAGGTACGGCTGGAAGCGGGGCACCAGGGCGTAGGCGACGGCGGCGGCGACCAGCAACGGCGTGAGCACCACGGCGAAGTGGACGATCAGCGGGTGCGCGGGCAGGCCCATGATCTCGTCGAACATGTCATGACTCCGTTCTCATATCGACTACGGATCTCACCACGCCGCGGTTCGCTGAGACGGGTTTCTCATGTACTTCTCAGGACCTCCACATCACCGGCCCCTTTCGCCACTTACGTCCAGCACATTCCCAACCCCGGTAGCATGCGCGGAGCAGTTTGGTCATGTGTCGGCAAACGTGGAGGAAATACCGGTGAGCGGTGACGACCGCCAGAGCCAGTTGGCTCGGGAGCACAAGGAGCGGCAGGCGCAGCGTGCGGCCGAGCAGGCCGCGAAGGCCAAGCGGAACACCTTCATCGGCGCGGGCGTGGCGGTGGCGCTCGTGGCCGGCGGCATCATCGCGGCCACCACGATGCTCGGCCGGAGTGACGCGACCCCCATGGCCGCGGAGGAGACTCCGTCCGCCTCGCCCTCGGCCAGCACCTCGGTGCCCGCGGTGCCCTCGGCCTCGCCTTCGGTCTCGGCGGGCCCCGTCTCCTGCACCTACAAGAAGGAGACCAACGCCGGCGTCCCCACCAAGTACGTCGGCATGCCGGGCAAGAAGCCGAACAAGAAGCTCAAGCAGATGACCATCCTGACCAACCACGGCAAGATCGTCATCGATCTGATGACCGATCAGGCGCCGTGCTCGGTCAACGCCATGGACTTCTTGGCCAAGAAGAACTTCTTCGACAACACCAAGTGCCAGCGTCTGGTGACGCCCGACGTGTCCGGCCTGCACCTGCTGCAGTGCGGCGACCCGCTGGCCAAGGCCGACGGCGTCAACCCCACGGACGGCCAGGGCTCGGCCGGCTTCACCTACGGCGACGAGAACATCGGCATGCCGTACAGCCAGGGCGTGGTGTTCATCACCCAGCCGTCGGGGTCGGCGGGGCAGAACGGCAGTCAGTTCGCCATCTCCCTGTCGAACGACAACACCCAGCTGCCCGCGGAGTACAGCGTGCTCGGCGTCGTCAGCGAGGGCATGGAGATGATGCTGGGGATCGCCAAGGACGAGAAGGACCTGATCGTCAACCCCAACGACGTCACGGGCGACGGCGGCACGACCGCGCCGAAGAAGCCCGTCATCATCAAGGACGTCCGCCTGTCGTAGTGATTCAGCTCACACCACCGCCTGCGCTTGCCGCCGCGGGGGCACTCTGGAGCTGTGAGCGACAAGCTGCCGTTTGAGTTCTTCTTCTCCCCGGAGTTCGGCGCCGACCCCTACGCGGCCTACGCCGGACTCCGGGCCGAGGGACCCGTCCACGCCATCGACTTCCCCCCTGGAGCCTCCGGGTTCGTGGTCGTCGACTACGAGCACGCCAGGCCCGCGCTGAGCGATCCGCGCCTGTCCAAGAACCTCGCCAGCGGACCCGAGTGGTTTCGCGAGGCGGTCTCGCAGCAGAATCCCGTGCTCTCCGACAACATGCTGATGTCGGATCCGCCTGACCACACCCGGCTGAGGAAGGTGGTGTCGAAGGCGTTCACGCCGCGCAGGATCGAGCAGCTGCGCCCGCGCGTCCAGGCGATCACCGACGAGCTGATCGACGCCTTCGAGGGTGACACCGTCGAGCTGATCGACGCCTTCGCCTTTCCCTTGCCGATCATCGTCATCTGCGAGCTGCTCGGCGTTCCCGACCGCGACAGGGCCGACTTCCGCAGGTGGTCGGCGGCGCTGGTCCAGCCCGCCCTCGACGACGAGCAGGTCAGAGCCAGGCGGGAGCAGAGCGACGAGCTGCGCGCCTACTTCACCCGCCTGATCGCCGAACGGCGCGCCGCGCCCTCCGACGACCTGGTGAGCGTGCTGGTCACCAGCGAGGAGCTGAGCGAGCGCGAGGTGCTTTCCACGCTGGCGCTGCTGCTGATCGCCGGCCACGAGACGACCGTCAACCTCATCGGGAACGGCATGCTGGCCCTGCTGCGCAACCCCGACCAGCTCGACCTGCTGCGCGCCAAGCCCGAACTGCTGCCCAGCGCGGTGGAGGAGTTCCTGCGCTACGACGCCCCCGTCGAGCGAGGGACCTTCCGCATCGCGGTGGAGGACATGGAGATCGCCGGCACGCCGATCCCGAAGGGCAGCTTCGTGCACATCTCCATCGGCGCGGCGGGTCGCGACCCGATGGCCTTCGAGCGGGCCGAGAGCCTCGACATCGCCCGTGAGGACAACAGGCACGTCAGCTTCGGCCACGGCATCCACTTCTGCCTCGGCGCACCGCTGGCGCGCATGGAGGGACAGATCGCCTTCGGCACGTTGCTGGCGCGGCTCGGCGACATCAGGCTGGCCTGCCCGGAGGAGCAGCTCAGGTGGCGCTTCAGCGGCTCCATCATCAGATCGCTCGCCGCGCTGCCGATAACGATCTAGGGTGGCTCGGATGCCGGAGAAGCTACCTTTCGAGTTCCTTTTCACCCCTGAGTTCAGCAGGGACCGCCCGGCCTGGCGCTGGGCTGTGCGGAGGAGGAGCTGAGCCGGCGGCTGACCGGTTCGGTGGTGCGCGGCCTGTCCGCACTGCCGATCCGCTTCTGACCCCCGATGAGCTGGTACGGCCCGCCGCCCCGGCTCATCGGACCCGCACCCCCGCCGAACCGGCGACCGGGCGCCCGCCACCACCGAGGAACGCCCACCCCACGACCACGGAGAGGTCCCCGAAGGAACCCCGCCGAAGTCCAGGCGCGAGCGATCCCCAGGGAAACCCAGCCGAAGTCCGGCGCGAGCGATCCTCACCCATCAAAGAACGCCCGCCCCGTGACCGCGGCGAGGTCCCCAGGGGAACCTCGCCGAAGTCGCCGGGCGGGCGTTCGAGGGTCGGTTACGCCTCGGTCTTGGGCTTGGCGTCGACGCCCGCCTCCTTGCGCTGCTCCCCGGTGATGGGCGTGGGCGCGCCCGTCAGCGGGTCGAAGCCCGAGGCGGTCTTCGGGAAGGCGATG
This window of the Nonomuraea africana genome carries:
- a CDS encoding DUF2231 domain-containing protein, with translation MFDEIMGLPAHPLIVHFAVVLTPLLVAAAVAYALVPRFQPYLAWAVVLLSLAAPAAVFAARQSGAALKQARFAEVGGELGQRIAGHESFATPLLFSTIGLGAASLLMVYLWRAKLRVPAWTLSAVSVVLAVVAGYYVFRAGDSGARAVWGL
- a CDS encoding peptidylprolyl isomerase, which codes for MSGDDRQSQLAREHKERQAQRAAEQAAKAKRNTFIGAGVAVALVAGGIIAATTMLGRSDATPMAAEETPSASPSASTSVPAVPSASPSVSAGPVSCTYKKETNAGVPTKYVGMPGKKPNKKLKQMTILTNHGKIVIDLMTDQAPCSVNAMDFLAKKNFFDNTKCQRLVTPDVSGLHLLQCGDPLAKADGVNPTDGQGSAGFTYGDENIGMPYSQGVVFITQPSGSAGQNGSQFAISLSNDNTQLPAEYSVLGVVSEGMEMMLGIAKDEKDLIVNPNDVTGDGGTTAPKKPVIIKDVRLS
- a CDS encoding cytochrome P450; protein product: MSDKLPFEFFFSPEFGADPYAAYAGLRAEGPVHAIDFPPGASGFVVVDYEHARPALSDPRLSKNLASGPEWFREAVSQQNPVLSDNMLMSDPPDHTRLRKVVSKAFTPRRIEQLRPRVQAITDELIDAFEGDTVELIDAFAFPLPIIVICELLGVPDRDRADFRRWSAALVQPALDDEQVRARREQSDELRAYFTRLIAERRAAPSDDLVSVLVTSEELSEREVLSTLALLLIAGHETTVNLIGNGMLALLRNPDQLDLLRAKPELLPSAVEEFLRYDAPVERGTFRIAVEDMEIAGTPIPKGSFVHISIGAAGRDPMAFERAESLDIAREDNRHVSFGHGIHFCLGAPLARMEGQIAFGTLLARLGDIRLACPEEQLRWRFSGSIIRSLAALPITI